A DNA window from Patagioenas fasciata isolate bPatFas1 chromosome 1, bPatFas1.hap1, whole genome shotgun sequence contains the following coding sequences:
- the CFAP298 gene encoding cilia- and flagella-associated protein 298, translated as MVRLHVKRADESQFLLEAAGSTRLAELAPLVARIYNGRLKVQRLCSEMEDLAEHGVYLPYNMQGLTDEQIEELKLKDEWADKCVPSGGSVFKKDEIGRRNGHAPNEKMQQVIKKTIEEAKALISKKQVQANVCVTMEMVKDALDQLRGAVMIVYPMGLPPHDPVRMELEDKEDLSGTHAGLEVIKESEAQLWWAGKELKETKLLSDYVGKNEKTTIIVKIQKKGQGAPGREPLISHEEQKQMMMYYYKKQEELKKLEEDDDDSFLNAEWADNHALKRQFHGVKDIKWGPR; from the exons ATGGTGCGGCTGCACGTGAAGCGTGCCGACGAGAGCCAGTTCCTGCTGGAGGCGGCCGGCAGCACCCGTCTGGCCGAGCTGGCGCCCCTCGTCGCCCGCATCTACAATGGGAGGCTAAAGGTGCAGCGCCTCTGCTCAG AGATGGAGGATCTGGCAGAGCATGGTGTTTACTTGCCTTATAATATGCAAGGACTGACAGATGAACAAATTGAAGAACTGAAATTAAAGGATGAATGGGCAGACAAGTGTGTACCAAGCGGTGGAAGCGTCTTCAAGAAGGATGAAATTGGGCGAAGAAATGGACACG CTCCAAATGAAAAAATGCAGCAAGTTATAAAGAAGACAATAGAGGAAGCCAAGGCATTAATCTCTAAG AAACAAGTTCAGGCCAATGTGTGTGTTACGATGGAGATGGTGAAAGATGCATTGGACCAGCTCCGAGGAGCTGTGATGATTGTGTATCCCATGGGATTGCCTCCACATGATCCAGTTAGGATGGAGCTTGAAGATAAAGAAGACTTGTCAGGAACTCAT GCTGGACTTGAAGTTATAAAAGAATCAGAAGCACAATTATGGTGGGCAGGAAAGGAGTTGAAAGAGACGAAGTTGCTGTCTGACTATGTAGGCAAAAATGAGAAAACCACCATAATTGTCAAGATACAGAAA AAAGGACAAGGAGCTCCAGGGCGTGAACCTCTGATTAGTCATGAAGAGCAAAAACAGATGATGATGTATTACTACAAAAAGCAGGAGGAACTTAAG AAACTCGAAGAGGATGATGACGACTCATTTCTAAATGCTGAGTGGGCAGACAACCACGCTTTGAAAAGGCAATTTCATGGTGTAAAAGACATCAAATGGGGGCCGAGATGA